Below is a window of Thermoanaerobaculum aquaticum DNA.
GGAGCCGTAAAGCCCGCCTTCGAAATCTCCGTCACTGATGATGTTGGTGGTGGGGTTGGTAACGGTGATGGCCCCGGTTTGGGTGGCGGTGAGCAACGGCAAGTCGGCGCTGGTAATGGCGTTGTCGCCGTCCACGTCGTACCAAAGGGAAACGATGAGGTTGTAGCTGCCGGTGGGGGCGGTGGAGGGGACGGTAAACAGCCGAGAAACGCTGTTGCTGCCTACCGCCAGGGAAACCTTCTTGTCGTGGCCGGGATCGGAAATGTAGCCGCTGGCCGCGGAGTAAATGCTGGCCCCAATCATGATTTGCGAGTGGGAAAGCCCAGCGCTGTTGTTCACGTTGAGGTTGATGGTGAAGGTTCCGCCGCGGCTTACCGCGCTCGGTGAGGGCGAAAAGCTCGGCATGGTAATGGGGCTGGTGATGTAAGCGGTGCGCATGCCGGAGCCAGCGCCGTTGGCGTTGTAGTAGTGGTCGGTGATCCAGTTCCACAGCTTGCCCTGGGAGCCCCAGCGTGAGGTGCCCCACTGGCACATGCCCCGCCCGTGACCAAAGCAGCCCTTGTTGCTGCACACCGAGTCGGAAAGGCAGGGCCAGGAGTTCGCCGGGGAACCGGCTTTGCCGTTCCCGCAGGAAAGGTCGCTGTTCACGCAGGAGAGCCCATCGTAAGGGTCATCCCAGGCGTTGTTTTCCGCCGAAAACTCAGCCCGAAACAGGCTTCCCCCTCGTTGCAGCATGAAGCCGGCGGTGGCGTTGGCCGCCTGCTGGGTGCTGGTGACCACGTCGGCGGAGAAGACCTGGCAGTACGTAGTGCTGCAAATGTCGTAGTTGCTTGCCAACGGGTGGTACACGTACCAAGCGCCGTACGAACGGTAAGCAATGGCCCCGGCCCGCAAAGCGTGGCCGTTCCACGAGGAAATCCACTCCTCATCTAAACCGGCGGCCACGTAGCTTTCCAAACTCATCACCGAAACCGAAGAGCAGGAGGTGCCGGTGCAGTTGGTGCCCACGCGAATGGTGGAAGGGGGCGTCATGCCCACCAACTGCGCCCGGGCGGAAAAACCCAACGCTTGGGCGTTCCATCCCGGGCCTTGGTCCACCGCTGCCGGAAGCGGCAATTGCGCTGGCGGTTCCGGGGCCGTTTGATGCTGCTCCTGCTCCTCCATGCGCAGTGCCGCCGGGGTTTCATCGCGCACCGAAACCCCGGAGCCCGGCTCCAGGTCCTCAATGAAGCGCTGGGCTGCCGCCGGCAAGAGAACCCCTTCGATCTTTTGGGTCACGAAGCCCGGGGCGGAAATCACTACGGTATCCCGCCAGGGCACGTCTTCTCCTTCTGGCGCCAGCACCGGGTAGGTAAGCTCGAAATAGCCGCGCTCATCGCTGGTGGTGGCAAGCCCAAGGCTTTCCAACGCCACCCGCGCTCCCCCTAACGGCTGGCCGCTGGTTTTGTTGTAAAGGTACCCGTAAATCACCCCACTTTCCGGTGGTAGCCGCCGAAGCAGGCTTTGGGCCAGGGCTTCCAAGCTGCCGTCGGTGGGATCCAGCCACACCTGCACGGGCAGTTGCTCGTCGGCTTTCACCATAAACCGGGTTTCCAGGGGGCGAAAGCCGGGTGCCGAAACCCGCAGCTCCACCTCCCGCTCGGTGGCGGCCTGCTGCATGGTAGCAACCAGGCGTTCCTTGGGTTTGACCTCCACCTGGGCCTGAGCCGTGAGGTCGGCGCCGGTGGCAAAAGAACGAACCCGCACCTGGAGGTTGTTTATGCGCTCACCGGCGAAAACCGTGGTGCCGGCCGCCAAGAGGCCAACAAGGGCAGCCAAAAGCGCCCCAAAGGTGCAGGTGCGTGCGGTCCAAGTATGCGAGAGGTTTGAGACCCACATAACCCCCTCCAACGTTCCTGGCCCTTAGGCTAGCGGTGGGTTACGGGGTGTCAAGGGCTTCGTCGACGATCCGAAATCCCTAAGACGATGCCAACAGTTTCGCAAAAAAATCACACGGCTAGAACGCCGGTTTCGTTTGTTGGCCGAAAATTCTTTGCCTTTTCGCTCTGGTGGAGCCAGGGCAAAAGTTTCCTGTGGTCTCGCCGTGCTCCTGGGAAGCCCCTCAGGGTTTGGGCGGATTCCCTAAGCAGTCAGCAAAAGGAGGCCTCCGCAGGCCCGGTGGGATCAATGTGCTTTCCGGACCGCTAACGGGTCTTCAGCACCACGGTTTCCTGGCCCTGTCGCAGGATCACCCGATCTTCCAGGATTTTTTCCACCACAAAGCCGGCCACCGT
It encodes the following:
- a CDS encoding SpoIID/LytB domain-containing protein; protein product: MWVSNLSHTWTARTCTFGALLAALVGLLAAGTTVFAGERINNLQVRVRSFATGADLTAQAQVEVKPKERLVATMQQAATEREVELRVSAPGFRPLETRFMVKADEQLPVQVWLDPTDGSLEALAQSLLRRLPPESGVIYGYLYNKTSGQPLGGARVALESLGLATTSDERGYFELTYPVLAPEGEDVPWRDTVVISAPGFVTQKIEGVLLPAAAQRFIEDLEPGSGVSVRDETPAALRMEEQEQHQTAPEPPAQLPLPAAVDQGPGWNAQALGFSARAQLVGMTPPSTIRVGTNCTGTSCSSVSVMSLESYVAAGLDEEWISSWNGHALRAGAIAYRSYGAWYVYHPLASNYDICSTTYCQVFSADVVTSTQQAANATAGFMLQRGGSLFRAEFSAENNAWDDPYDGLSCVNSDLSCGNGKAGSPANSWPCLSDSVCSNKGCFGHGRGMCQWGTSRWGSQGKLWNWITDHYYNANGAGSGMRTAYITSPITMPSFSPSPSAVSRGGTFTINLNVNNSAGLSHSQIMIGASIYSAASGYISDPGHDKKVSLAVGSNSVSRLFTVPSTAPTGSYNLIVSLWYDVDGDNAITSADLPLLTATQTGAITVTNPTTNIISDGDFEGGLYGSSNYGSSGTTGPWSWTSTGNNNPISQDASRAYAGSWLAWMNGYGYTETDTLRQTVTISSTATAATLSFYLKVVTSETTTSTAYDTLKVQVITSSGSTTTLATYSNLNASSGYIQRTFDLLSFKGQTITIKFVGQEDSSLATSFYIDNVALMVSGS